One part of the Rhodothermales bacterium genome encodes these proteins:
- a CDS encoding DUF5615 family PIN-like protein produces the protein MKLLFDQNLSPRLVGLLADVYEDSVHVTEVGLDEADDLVVWHYARMNGFVIVSKDSDFNEISHLRCVPPKVI, from the coding sequence ATGAAGTTGCTGTTCGATCAGAACCTCTCGCCACGCCTGGTTGGATTACTGGCTGATGTGTATGAGGACTCTGTTCACGTGACGGAGGTAGGGCTTGATGAAGCGGATGATCTCGTTGTCTGGCACTATGCTCGTATGAATGGATTCGTGATCGTGAGCAAAGATTCTGATTTCAATGAGATTAGCCACTTGCGCTGTGTGCCGCCAAAAGTGATCTGA
- a CDS encoding DUF433 domain-containing protein, whose translation MSYKDRITLEPGKRGGKPCIRGLRITVYDVLSYLASGLTYEELLVDFPYLEKEDILASLEYAADRERAIVAVSA comes from the coding sequence ATGAGCTACAAGGATAGGATAACGCTCGAACCCGGAAAACGCGGCGGTAAGCCCTGTATTCGGGGACTACGCATTACGGTGTACGATGTACTGAGCTACCTCGCCTCTGGTTTGACGTACGAAGAACTGCTCGTTGACTTCCCCTATCTGGAGAAAGAGGATATCCTGGCCAGCCTCGAGTATGCGGCTGATCGCGAACGTGCTATTGTGGCTGTTTCTGCATGA
- a CDS encoding aminotransferase class V-fold PLP-dependent enzyme has product MHDPTPRRDFLKRLSAAPMAALLPAAGRAPWPPPAHLPPDDFWALVRAQYPLTHDRVYFNTGGLGPAPYPVVDTVSSLMMQLQRLSEHGHNRIMEAREPVARFFGVKPEEIAFLRNATEGNATIASGLTFLRPGDEVIFESHAHPGGAIPWMSRQKQQGIKVKVFEPDPTSAAGNLERIEALITPRTRVLQVSHTTAPTGIKMPVDAMATLARDRGLWFHIDGAQSAGAYPFNLREIGCDSYATSGHKWLGASHGTGVLYVREDRLDEVAPTEVGAYSDDGTFDIPDKLEYNKTAERYEPGTRDATSVAGIVAAVEFMEMIGMEQVAAYGQGLARRLQKQLRAMAGVTVLTPEDASLSAGITTFKIEKVRYDELFRVLLGEHKMRCRVVTERGLDALRVSTHIFNNEEEVDRLAEAVRSLVMG; this is encoded by the coding sequence ATGCACGATCCTACCCCTCGCCGCGACTTCCTCAAGCGCCTCTCCGCCGCCCCGATGGCCGCGCTGCTGCCGGCCGCCGGCCGCGCGCCGTGGCCTCCGCCGGCCCATCTCCCGCCCGACGACTTCTGGGCGCTGGTGCGGGCGCAGTATCCGCTCACCCACGACCGCGTCTATTTCAACACCGGCGGCCTCGGGCCGGCGCCGTATCCGGTGGTCGACACCGTCTCGTCGCTGATGATGCAGCTCCAGCGCCTCTCCGAGCACGGCCACAACCGCATCATGGAGGCGCGCGAGCCGGTCGCTCGCTTCTTCGGCGTCAAGCCCGAGGAGATCGCCTTCCTGCGCAACGCGACGGAGGGCAACGCGACGATCGCATCGGGTCTGACGTTCCTGCGCCCCGGCGACGAGGTGATCTTCGAGTCGCATGCCCACCCGGGCGGGGCGATTCCGTGGATGAGCCGGCAGAAGCAGCAGGGGATCAAGGTGAAAGTCTTCGAGCCGGACCCGACGAGCGCCGCCGGCAACCTCGAGCGCATCGAGGCGCTGATCACCCCGCGCACGCGGGTCCTCCAGGTGAGCCACACGACGGCCCCGACCGGCATCAAGATGCCCGTCGACGCCATGGCGACCCTCGCGCGCGACCGGGGGCTGTGGTTCCATATCGACGGCGCGCAGTCCGCCGGCGCGTATCCGTTCAACCTCCGCGAGATCGGGTGCGACTCGTACGCGACGAGCGGCCACAAGTGGCTCGGCGCCTCGCACGGCACCGGCGTGCTGTACGTCCGCGAAGACCGGCTCGATGAGGTCGCCCCGACGGAGGTCGGCGCCTACTCCGACGACGGGACGTTCGATATTCCGGATAAGCTGGAGTATAACAAAACAGCCGAGCGCTACGAGCCCGGCACGCGGGACGCGACGAGCGTGGCCGGCATCGTCGCTGCCGTCGAGTTCATGGAGATGATCGGGATGGAGCAGGTGGCCGCCTACGGGCAGGGCCTCGCGCGCCGGCTCCAGAAGCAGCTCCGCGCGATGGCCGGCGTGACCGTGCTGACGCCGGAGGACGCGTCGTTGTCCGCCGGCATCACGACGTTCAAGATCGAGAAGGTCCGCTACGACGAGCTCTTCCGCGTGCTGCTCGGCGAGCACAAGATGCGCTGCCGCGTCGTCACCGAGCGCGGCCTCGACGCCCTGCGGGTGTCGACGCATATCTTCAATAACGAGGAGGAGGTGGATCGTCTGGCGGAGGCGGTGCGCAGCCTCGTTATGGGTTAA